A genomic stretch from Oleomonas cavernae includes:
- the cyaY gene encoding iron donor protein CyaY: MALDDSLFQTLVAQCLGRWLDRLEDSDGFDDIDLTDGVLQAETEAGQTFILNRHVPLKQVWLSSPVSGAHHYAWDEGSGDWRSTRGGEPLETRLIADLASLGIEVDPHV; this comes from the coding sequence ATGGCCCTTGACGACAGCCTGTTTCAGACCCTGGTTGCCCAATGCCTGGGCCGCTGGCTCGACCGTTTGGAAGACAGCGACGGCTTCGACGACATCGACCTGACCGACGGCGTGCTCCAGGCGGAAACCGAGGCCGGGCAGACCTTCATCCTGAACCGCCATGTGCCCTTGAAGCAGGTCTGGCTGTCCTCGCCCGTGTCCGGCGCCCACCACTATGCCTGGGACGAGGGTTCGGGCGATTGGCGCTCCACCCGCGGCGGCGAACCGCTGGAGACCCGGCTGATCGCCGACCTCGCCAGCCTCGGCATCGAGGTCGACCCCCATGTCTGA
- a CDS encoding FkbM family methyltransferase yields MLSSYLRTKLSVLRHNLRRSDGRTPMSIHAEGGGLIRLRSQGRTIYLSNLARWKLYRLGLNFRLTDLVNQYGLLDLAKAFPGKLVLDVGANIGEFSIFARDHGAKVIAFEPDPQNQKALRKNVEPLGVEVVGKALWNCPETLTFFSVTATADSSLIEPTSDVDTSYQVDAIPLDDFTKARNLGEIFLIKADAEGAEPEVLSGARETLKQTRYIAIDCGPERQGADTVAASRQILADAGFDVTVLPGGRMVLFGRNRNLAAQ; encoded by the coding sequence ATGCTGTCTTCCTACCTGCGCACGAAGCTTAGTGTATTGCGTCATAATCTCCGGCGCAGCGACGGCCGAACCCCCATGTCGATTCACGCCGAAGGCGGCGGCCTCATTCGCCTGCGGTCTCAGGGGCGCACGATCTACCTCTCCAACCTCGCTCGCTGGAAGCTGTACCGGCTCGGCCTGAATTTCCGCCTGACCGACCTGGTCAATCAGTATGGCCTGCTCGACTTGGCCAAGGCGTTTCCGGGCAAACTCGTCCTCGATGTCGGCGCCAACATCGGCGAGTTCAGCATCTTCGCCCGTGACCACGGGGCGAAGGTCATTGCCTTCGAGCCGGACCCTCAAAATCAGAAAGCGCTCAGAAAAAACGTCGAGCCGCTGGGGGTGGAAGTGGTTGGCAAGGCCCTGTGGAACTGTCCGGAGACGCTGACGTTCTTTTCCGTCACCGCCACCGCCGACAGCTCGCTGATCGAGCCGACCAGCGACGTCGACACCTCCTATCAGGTCGATGCGATCCCCCTCGACGATTTCACGAAAGCCCGCAACCTCGGTGAGATATTCCTGATCAAGGCTGATGCCGAAGGCGCTGAGCCTGAGGTGCTTTCTGGTGCGCGCGAAACACTGAAGCAAACGCGGTACATCGCCATCGACTGCGGCCCGGAACGCCAGGGGGCCGATACCGTGGCAGCGTCTCGGCAAATTCTTGCCGATGCCGGCTTCGACGTGACCGTCCTTCCCGGCGGCCGCATGGTGCTCTTCGGGCGGAATCGAAATCTCGCAGCACAATAG
- a CDS encoding dicarboxylate/amino acid:cation symporter — translation MIEKTQKILGAVLLHPVSVFAGMLLGCLYGWIDKGGTPLIEPAGQVYLRLLQMCVIPLLFTAVVTSLAKLFSDGSARRYIGRLIVMVLLGMVIAGSLGLLLGEWGEPGAELQQQARTIIGEVIFRAETGSHTAAGASNPADIVLIAVGIVPENIFVALSTGNMLAILFFAVLFGVALGSIGKEKSERAIVVFESLYETFIKIIAWLMYVLPLGLFCLAYSQISAIGMPILVAMTKLVLLTYAGCLALVAFSFVVIWVRMGGSIWKPISTLRETIFVAFGTSSSFAAVPAALRGLKDGLKVERNVVDLVMPLGITLNPPGSVFHFAIATVFLANLYGVDLDAGQMAYVLVACVLAGIAASGAPGAAALSMISLVLVPLGLPVEVAIILLVAVDPILDPALTVVNVQANAATTVLLGTPRRGASPVGVAKAEA, via the coding sequence ATGATTGAGAAGACGCAGAAAATCCTGGGCGCCGTCCTGCTCCATCCCGTGAGCGTCTTCGCCGGCATGCTGCTCGGCTGCCTCTACGGCTGGATCGACAAGGGCGGGACACCCCTGATCGAGCCGGCGGGACAGGTCTATCTGCGGCTGCTGCAGATGTGCGTCATCCCGCTGCTGTTCACCGCGGTGGTGACCAGCCTCGCCAAGCTGTTCTCCGACGGGTCGGCGCGGCGCTACATCGGCCGCCTGATCGTGATGGTGCTGCTGGGCATGGTCATCGCCGGTAGCCTGGGCCTCCTGCTCGGCGAATGGGGCGAGCCGGGCGCCGAGCTTCAGCAACAGGCGCGCACCATCATCGGCGAGGTCATCTTCCGCGCCGAAACCGGCTCCCATACGGCGGCCGGGGCAAGCAATCCGGCCGATATCGTGCTGATCGCCGTGGGCATTGTGCCTGAGAACATCTTCGTGGCGCTCAGCACCGGCAACATGCTGGCGATCCTGTTCTTTGCCGTGCTCTTCGGCGTGGCGCTGGGCTCCATCGGCAAGGAGAAGTCCGAGCGGGCGATCGTGGTGTTCGAAAGCCTGTACGAGACCTTCATCAAGATCATCGCCTGGCTGATGTATGTCTTGCCGCTCGGCCTTTTCTGCCTGGCCTACAGCCAGATCTCGGCGATCGGGATGCCCATCCTGGTCGCCATGACCAAGCTTGTCCTGCTCACCTATGCCGGCTGCCTGGCCCTGGTCGCATTTTCGTTCGTGGTCATCTGGGTGCGCATGGGCGGCAGCATCTGGAAGCCGATCTCGACGCTGCGCGAGACCATTTTCGTGGCTTTCGGCACGTCCAGCAGCTTTGCCGCCGTGCCGGCTGCCCTGCGCGGCCTCAAGGACGGGCTGAAGGTCGAACGCAATGTGGTCGACCTCGTCATGCCCCTTGGCATCACGCTCAACCCGCCGGGCTCGGTCTTTCATTTTGCCATCGCCACGGTGTTCCTGGCCAATCTCTATGGGGTCGACCTGGACGCGGGCCAGATGGCCTATGTGCTGGTCGCCTGCGTCCTGGCGGGCATTGCCGCTTCGGGCGCGCCGGGGGCCGCCGCCCTGTCGATGATCTCGCTGGTCCTGGTGCCGCTGGGCCTGCCGGTGGAAGTGGCGATCATCCTGCTGGTCGCGGTCGACCCCATCCTGGATCCGGCGCTCACGGTCGTGAACGTCCAGGCGAATGCGGCGACGACCGTCCTGCTGGGTACCCCGAGGCGGGGCGCCAGCCCCGTCGGCGTGGCAAAAGCCGAGGCATAG
- a CDS encoding PaaI family thioesterase translates to MDQLEQEPRDAEAGKAIVAKVLALPGFASAHGFEILSVEPGAVTLAVNGRADLMQFHYNFHGGAIAALADQAAAAAANTVLPEGQVAATVELKMNHLRAATGYRLYAFARVRHVGGNTVAVEIRIECEGTGGRGPVAAGLASLRPVPFIG, encoded by the coding sequence ATGGATCAGCTTGAACAGGAACCGCGCGACGCGGAAGCGGGCAAGGCGATCGTCGCCAAGGTGCTGGCCCTGCCGGGCTTCGCCTCGGCCCACGGCTTCGAGATTCTGTCGGTGGAGCCGGGCGCGGTTACCCTGGCGGTCAACGGCCGGGCCGACCTGATGCAGTTCCACTACAATTTCCACGGCGGCGCGATCGCCGCCCTGGCCGACCAGGCGGCCGCGGCGGCGGCCAACACGGTGCTGCCCGAAGGCCAGGTGGCCGCCACCGTCGAGTTGAAGATGAACCACCTGCGCGCCGCCACCGGCTATCGCCTCTATGCCTTCGCCCGGGTGCGCCATGTGGGCGGCAATACCGTGGCCGTCGAGATCCGCATCGAATGCGAAGGCACCGGCGGCCGCGGCCCGGTCGCCGCCGGCCTCGCCAGCCTGCGCCCGGTGCCCTTCATCGGGTAG
- a CDS encoding ABC transporter transmembrane domain-containing protein, with translation MSETAAPASPPPASRRDNPLTRLRALWPFIRPYRGRVALALVSLTIAAGAMLTIGQALRRLIDHGFDGQNPGLIDLYFVALLGVVVVLAFATFGRFYLVSWLGERVIADVRQAIYGHVVRLDSTFFETTKTGEILSRLNADTMLIESVIGSSASIALRNLLLFLGGSALLVLTSPKLALLMILVVPLVLVPILVFGRRVRALSRTSQDRLADSAAVAGEALSAVQTVQAFGQEAGESARYGGAVETAFGTARRRIRTRAWLTAMVIILVFGAIDLVLWIGAKDVSGGTMTGGELAGFVFYAVVAASALGALSEVWGDLQRAAGATERLLELLAVVPRIKAPENPAPLPSPAQGAIRFDNVTFHYPSRPDLPALEGISLDIAPGETVALVGPSGAGKSTVFQLLLRFHDPEGGTVLVDDADVKTLDPVELRHLFALVPQETTIFATDAAANIRYGRPDASMADVLAAAEAASARGFIEQLPEGFASQLGERGTRLSGGQKQRIAIARAILRDPKILLLDEATSALDAESEVQVQDALEGLMKGRTTLVIAHRLSTVINADRIIVMDGGRVVETGRHDDLVAQGGLYARLAALQFGETEGRPPERRLRQV, from the coding sequence ATGTCTGAGACCGCGGCACCCGCCTCCCCGCCGCCCGCCTCCCGGCGCGACAATCCCCTCACCCGGCTGCGGGCGCTGTGGCCCTTCATCCGGCCCTATCGCGGCCGGGTTGCCCTGGCCCTGGTCTCGCTGACCATTGCCGCCGGGGCCATGCTGACCATCGGCCAGGCCCTGCGCCGCCTGATCGATCATGGCTTCGACGGGCAGAATCCTGGCCTCATCGATCTCTATTTCGTCGCCCTGCTGGGCGTCGTCGTGGTCCTGGCGTTCGCCACCTTCGGCCGCTTCTACCTCGTCTCGTGGCTGGGCGAGCGGGTGATCGCCGATGTCCGGCAGGCCATCTACGGCCATGTGGTGCGCCTCGATTCGACCTTCTTCGAGACCACCAAGACCGGTGAAATCCTCTCGCGCCTGAATGCCGACACCATGCTGATCGAAAGCGTGATCGGCTCGTCGGCCAGCATCGCCCTGCGCAACCTGCTGCTGTTCCTGGGCGGCTCGGCCCTGCTGGTGCTGACCTCGCCCAAGCTCGCCCTGCTGATGATCCTGGTGGTGCCGCTGGTGCTGGTGCCGATCCTGGTCTTCGGGCGGCGGGTCCGCGCCTTGTCGCGCACCTCGCAGGATCGCCTGGCCGATTCCGCGGCGGTGGCGGGCGAGGCCTTGAGCGCGGTCCAGACCGTGCAGGCCTTCGGCCAGGAAGCGGGCGAGAGCGCCCGCTATGGCGGTGCCGTCGAAACCGCCTTCGGCACGGCGCGCCGGCGCATCCGCACCCGCGCCTGGCTGACCGCCATGGTCATCATCCTGGTCTTCGGCGCGATCGACCTGGTTCTATGGATCGGCGCCAAGGACGTCTCGGGCGGCACCATGACCGGCGGCGAACTGGCCGGATTCGTCTTCTATGCCGTGGTCGCGGCCAGCGCCCTGGGGGCCTTGTCCGAGGTCTGGGGCGACCTCCAGCGCGCGGCCGGGGCCACCGAACGGCTGCTGGAGCTCCTCGCCGTGGTGCCGCGCATCAAGGCGCCGGAAAATCCGGCGCCGCTGCCCAGTCCGGCGCAGGGCGCCATCCGCTTCGACAACGTCACCTTCCACTATCCCTCGCGGCCCGACCTGCCGGCGCTGGAGGGAATCAGCCTCGACATCGCGCCGGGCGAAACCGTTGCCCTGGTCGGCCCCTCGGGCGCCGGCAAGTCGACGGTGTTCCAGCTTCTGTTGCGCTTCCACGATCCCGAGGGCGGCACCGTGCTGGTCGACGACGCCGATGTGAAGACGCTCGATCCCGTCGAACTGCGCCACCTCTTCGCCCTGGTGCCGCAGGAAACCACGATCTTTGCCACCGACGCCGCCGCCAATATCCGCTATGGCCGGCCCGATGCCTCGATGGCCGACGTCCTGGCCGCGGCCGAGGCGGCTTCGGCCCGCGGCTTCATCGAGCAATTGCCGGAAGGTTTCGCCAGCCAGTTGGGCGAGCGCGGCACCCGCCTGTCGGGCGGCCAGAAGCAGCGCATCGCCATTGCCCGCGCCATCCTGCGCGATCCCAAGATCCTGCTCCTGGACGAGGCGACCAGCGCGCTCGATGCCGAATCGGAAGTGCAGGTCCAGGATGCCCTGGAAGGCCTGATGAAGGGCCGCACCACCCTGGTCATCGCCCACCGCCTGTCGACCGTGATCAATGCCGACCGCATCATCGTCATGGACGGCGGCCGGGTGGTCGAGACCGGCCGCCACGACGATCTGGTCGCCCAGGGCGGCCTCTACGCCCGCCTCGCCGCCCTGCAATTCGGCGAAACCGAAGGCCGCCCGCCCGAGCGGCGGTTGCGGCAGGTCTGA
- a CDS encoding glycosyltransferase family 2 protein has translation MTDKLPLSAFIITLNEEDRLGPAIESLLPLVDDIVVVDSGSTDGTVALATRLGARTVHHDFAGYGPQKRFAEAQCGHDWVINLDADERVTPELAAEIRGLFAGGAPAQGGYHLPILQLYPHQTRPTPGAFEYDPVRLYDRSRSRYSDSPVHDRVVLGEGVSAGRLKGGLLHQSIRSLSHLIEKSNAYTDKQVADMLAKGRRVPALRLAVEFPLAFAKAYVGRRYFLMGAYGIIVSTTFAYFRFMRLAKLYEANLLRRRDKP, from the coding sequence ATGACGGACAAGTTGCCGCTGTCGGCCTTCATCATCACCTTGAACGAGGAAGATCGCCTCGGCCCGGCGATCGAGAGCCTGTTGCCGCTGGTCGACGATATCGTGGTGGTCGACAGCGGCAGCACGGACGGCACCGTGGCCCTGGCGACCCGGCTGGGCGCCCGCACCGTCCATCATGACTTTGCCGGTTACGGCCCGCAGAAGCGCTTCGCCGAGGCCCAGTGCGGCCATGACTGGGTGATCAACCTCGACGCCGACGAGCGGGTGACGCCGGAACTGGCGGCCGAGATCCGCGGCCTGTTCGCCGGCGGCGCGCCGGCCCAGGGCGGCTATCACCTGCCGATCCTGCAACTCTACCCGCACCAGACGCGGCCGACGCCGGGCGCCTTCGAATATGATCCCGTGCGTCTCTATGATCGCAGCCGCTCGCGCTATTCGGACAGTCCCGTGCACGACCGGGTGGTGCTGGGCGAGGGGGTCTCGGCCGGGCGGCTGAAAGGCGGCCTGCTGCACCAGTCGATCCGCTCGCTCTCGCACCTGATCGAGAAATCCAACGCCTATACCGACAAACAGGTGGCCGACATGCTGGCCAAGGGCCGCCGCGTGCCGGCGCTGCGCTTGGCTGTCGAATTTCCGCTCGCCTTCGCCAAGGCCTATGTCGGCCGGCGTTACTTCCTGATGGGCGCCTACGGCATCATTGTCTCGACCACTTTCGCCTACTTCCGCTTCATGCGCCTGGCCAAACTCTACGAGGCCAACCTGCTGCGTCGCAGGGACAAGCCGTGA
- a CDS encoding strictosidine synthase family protein, whose product MGKWGKRLIAMGAVVFVACAGFALWVFSQAGQFRTITAAGNVQCQAVTGVVGAEDIVIDGPGKRAFVSVDDRRAAMAGRPVRGRIALLDLTQDRLVPVDITGDQPVDFHPHGISLWRDPASGEVTLFVINHFEFGGSRIELFTVGADGKLAHQGGVVSAELNSPNDLVAVGPARFYAANDHGSTTPLGITLENYLQLPRANIVYFDGSGFRKVAEGLKYANGINVSPDGKQLYVAETTGFAATAYARDIDGGSLTFLSRTPLANGADNIDTAPDGSLWIAGHPHLLDFVAHAEDAGKPSPSEVVRLVPQGNGFTVETVLTDPGELLSGSSVATDAGGGRFLVGSVFEEKLLDCRRR is encoded by the coding sequence ATGGGTAAGTGGGGTAAGCGCCTGATCGCGATGGGCGCCGTGGTCTTCGTCGCCTGCGCCGGCTTTGCGCTGTGGGTGTTCAGCCAGGCGGGCCAGTTCCGCACGATCACGGCGGCCGGCAATGTCCAGTGCCAGGCGGTGACCGGCGTCGTCGGGGCCGAGGACATCGTCATCGACGGCCCGGGCAAGCGCGCCTTCGTCTCGGTCGACGACCGGCGGGCAGCCATGGCCGGGCGGCCGGTGCGCGGCCGCATCGCCCTCCTGGACCTGACCCAGGACAGGCTGGTCCCCGTCGACATCACCGGCGACCAGCCAGTGGATTTCCACCCCCACGGCATCAGCCTGTGGCGCGACCCGGCCTCGGGCGAGGTCACCTTGTTCGTGATCAACCATTTCGAGTTCGGCGGCAGCCGGATCGAGCTGTTCACCGTCGGCGCCGACGGCAAGCTGGCCCACCAGGGCGGCGTGGTCAGCGCCGAGTTGAACTCGCCCAACGACCTGGTCGCGGTCGGGCCGGCACGCTTCTACGCCGCCAACGATCACGGCTCGACCACGCCGCTCGGCATCACGCTGGAGAATTACCTGCAACTGCCCCGCGCCAATATCGTCTATTTCGACGGCAGCGGTTTCCGCAAGGTGGCCGAGGGGCTGAAATACGCCAACGGCATCAATGTCTCGCCCGACGGCAAGCAGCTCTATGTCGCCGAGACCACCGGCTTTGCCGCCACCGCCTATGCCCGCGACATCGACGGCGGCAGCCTGACCTTCCTCAGCCGCACGCCGCTCGCCAATGGCGCCGACAATATCGACACCGCCCCCGACGGCAGCCTGTGGATCGCCGGCCATCCCCACCTGCTCGACTTCGTCGCCCATGCCGAGGATGCGGGCAAGCCCTCGCCCTCGGAGGTCGTCCGCCTGGTGCCCCAGGGCAACGGCTTCACGGTCGAGACCGTGCTGACCGACCCGGGCGAGCTGCTCTCCGGCAGTTCGGTCGCGACCGACGCCGGCGGCGGCCGTTTCCTGGTGGGCAGCGTGTTCGAGGAGAAGCTGCTGGATTGCCGCCGGCGCTGA
- a CDS encoding glycosyltransferase family 4 protein has product MSAPRCLIVTPYAVGGGVTEAFFTSIEIMRRAGAVPIAMVDAKASFLERLAAAGIETVTVPGLGAGGSLNAWAAGRRAGASARRLAPAVILAHNGRYIDALKRRVGSIPVVGVVHGGKLDRFLGADRLITVNQEQAVGLVAKGYAESRLAVIPNVLPVDAIPPFTTRPWAQPPAIGTLRLLVKAKGVDILIAAVGLLARRGLTVGLHIGGTGEEEAALRRQVAQLALDTQVTFHGWVSDQAAFLGAMDLYVMPSRFETFGIGILEAQAAGLPVIASNCEGPASVLRDGDTGLLVPPGEPAALADSIARLISDRAFAESLARNGHADCAARHLLPAIAGRYGDFVFGRNGLSIEGC; this is encoded by the coding sequence GTGAGCGCACCGCGCTGCCTGATCGTCACGCCCTACGCGGTCGGCGGCGGGGTGACCGAGGCCTTCTTCACCAGCATCGAGATCATGCGCCGGGCCGGCGCCGTGCCGATTGCCATGGTCGATGCCAAGGCCTCCTTCCTCGAACGCCTGGCGGCTGCCGGGATCGAGACCGTGACCGTGCCGGGCCTGGGCGCCGGCGGCTCGCTCAATGCCTGGGCGGCCGGGCGGCGGGCCGGGGCGAGCGCGCGGCGGCTGGCGCCGGCGGTGATCCTGGCCCACAACGGCCGCTATATCGACGCACTGAAGAGGCGCGTGGGGTCTATCCCGGTGGTGGGCGTGGTTCACGGCGGCAAGCTCGACCGTTTCCTGGGCGCCGATCGCCTCATCACAGTCAACCAGGAACAGGCCGTCGGCCTGGTTGCCAAAGGTTACGCGGAGAGCCGGCTGGCGGTGATCCCCAACGTGCTGCCGGTCGACGCGATTCCGCCCTTCACCACCCGGCCGTGGGCGCAGCCGCCGGCGATCGGCACCCTGCGCCTGCTGGTCAAGGCCAAGGGCGTCGACATCCTGATCGCCGCCGTCGGCCTGCTGGCGCGGCGCGGCCTGACGGTCGGCCTGCATATCGGCGGCACCGGCGAGGAAGAAGCGGCGCTCAGGCGCCAGGTCGCCCAGCTTGCCCTGGACACCCAGGTCACCTTCCATGGCTGGGTCAGCGACCAGGCGGCGTTCCTTGGCGCCATGGACCTCTACGTCATGCCGTCGCGCTTCGAGACCTTCGGGATCGGCATCCTCGAGGCCCAGGCGGCAGGGCTGCCGGTCATCGCCAGCAACTGCGAGGGGCCAGCCTCGGTGCTCCGCGACGGCGACACCGGCCTGCTGGTGCCGCCGGGCGAGCCCGCCGCCCTGGCCGATTCCATCGCCCGGCTGATCAGCGACCGCGCCTTTGCCGAGAGTCTCGCCCGTAACGGCCATGCCGATTGCGCCGCGCGGCACCTGTTGCCGGCGATCGCCGGTCGGTATGGCGATTTCGTGTTCGGCAGGAATGGGCTTTCAATTGAAGGTTGCTGA
- a CDS encoding substrate-binding periplasmic protein yields the protein MTALAFAGLAKAQDSSAAIERIRQKGVLTVAMFAEDVPPFFYKDQGGRLVGIDPGLAEDIASKLGVQLVFNRSATTFDGVVDEVEAGRADIAVSLLSDTLDRARRVNFSRSYVSVRQFLLINRLELGKLIAKNGGGRADATAIPAMLNDQASSIGVIGGTSYVGFLKEDFPKARTVEFETWDAMLAAVKAGQLVALMYDEIEIGNWRLADPAGSLELRPFHLAGHPDTIAIAMNRNDPDLKAWIDLYLQKVEGNGFLASILNTYLYSTDRVLTND from the coding sequence GTGACCGCTCTCGCCTTCGCGGGTCTCGCGAAGGCACAGGATTCTTCTGCCGCCATCGAGCGTATCCGGCAGAAGGGCGTGCTGACCGTCGCCATGTTTGCCGAGGACGTGCCGCCGTTCTTCTATAAGGACCAGGGCGGCAGGCTCGTCGGCATCGATCCCGGCCTGGCCGAGGACATCGCCAGCAAGCTGGGCGTTCAGCTCGTCTTCAACCGCTCCGCCACCACCTTCGACGGTGTCGTCGACGAGGTCGAGGCGGGGCGCGCCGATATCGCGGTCAGCCTGCTCAGCGATACGCTGGACCGGGCGAGACGGGTCAATTTCAGCCGAAGCTATGTCAGCGTGCGGCAATTCCTGCTGATCAACCGCCTCGAGCTCGGCAAGCTCATCGCCAAGAACGGGGGCGGGCGCGCGGATGCCACGGCGATCCCCGCCATGCTCAACGACCAGGCTTCCAGCATCGGCGTGATCGGCGGGACATCCTATGTCGGCTTCCTGAAGGAGGATTTCCCCAAGGCCAGGACGGTCGAGTTCGAGACCTGGGACGCCATGCTGGCGGCGGTCAAGGCCGGGCAACTGGTGGCGCTCATGTATGACGAGATCGAGATCGGCAACTGGCGCCTCGCCGATCCGGCCGGCTCGCTCGAACTGCGGCCGTTCCACCTGGCCGGCCATCCCGACACGATCGCCATCGCCATGAACCGCAACGATCCGGACCTGAAGGCCTGGATCGACCTCTATCTCCAGAAAGTGGAGGGCAACGGCTTCCTTGCGTCAATTCTCAACACCTACCTCTATTCAACCGACCGGGTGCTGACCAATGATTGA
- the thrS gene encoding threonine--tRNA ligase produces the protein MSVSLTLPDGSVRSYPGPVSGTTLATDIGPGLAKAALAMRIDGKLVDLAAVIERDAKIEIITRKSPEALDLLRHDCAHVMAEAVQELFPGTQVTIGPSVENGFYYDFAREQPFTPADLEVIEKRMHEIVDRDEAIAREVWDRDKAAAFFLDKGEIYKAEIIRDLAQSEEISLYRQGDFIDLCLGPHLPSTAKLGHGFKLTKVAGAYWRGDHRNAMLQRIYGTAWRDEKELKEYLTRLEEAERRDHRKLGREMDLFHLQEEAAGSIFWHPKGWTLYRALENYIRRKIEADDYVEVRTPQLVDSSLYIASGHWEMYGDNMLKVPVDEGRRMFGVKPMNCPGHVQIFNQGLVSYRDLPMRMAEFGCCHRNEPSGALHGIMRVRQFVQDDAHIFCTADQVVAETKRFCRLLESVYADLGFSEFKVILATRPDKRIGTDAEWDKNEADLGAAIEAAGMTYEIAPGEGAFYGPKIEFHLKDAIGRTWQCGTHQLDSLLPQRLDASYIAADGSKQRPVMLHRAILGSLERFIGILIEHYAGHLPLWLAPTQAVVATITSDADGYAAQVAAALRARGLRVEVDTRNEKINLKVREHSLTKAPYMLVLGKREAENAQVALRKLHGGEQAVLALDAAIEQLVAEATPPG, from the coding sequence ATGTCGGTTTCACTGACCCTGCCCGACGGCAGCGTGCGCTCCTATCCGGGGCCGGTCAGTGGCACTACGCTCGCCACCGACATCGGACCCGGCCTGGCCAAGGCGGCCCTGGCCATGCGCATCGACGGCAAGCTGGTGGACCTGGCCGCCGTGATCGAGCGGGACGCGAAGATCGAGATCATCACCCGCAAGTCGCCGGAAGCCCTGGACCTGCTGCGCCACGACTGCGCCCATGTCATGGCGGAAGCGGTGCAGGAACTGTTCCCCGGCACCCAGGTCACCATCGGCCCATCGGTCGAGAACGGCTTCTACTACGACTTCGCTAGGGAGCAGCCGTTCACGCCGGCCGATCTCGAGGTGATCGAGAAGCGGATGCACGAGATCGTCGACCGCGACGAGGCGATTGCCCGCGAAGTCTGGGACCGTGACAAGGCCGCCGCCTTCTTCCTGGACAAGGGCGAGATCTACAAGGCCGAGATCATCCGCGACCTGGCCCAGAGCGAAGAGATCAGCCTGTACCGGCAGGGCGACTTCATCGACTTGTGCCTGGGCCCGCACCTGCCCTCGACGGCTAAGCTGGGCCATGGCTTCAAGCTGACCAAGGTGGCCGGCGCCTATTGGCGCGGCGATCACCGCAACGCCATGCTCCAGCGCATCTACGGCACCGCCTGGCGCGACGAGAAGGAACTGAAAGAGTACCTGACGCGCCTGGAAGAGGCCGAGCGCCGCGACCACCGCAAGCTGGGCCGCGAGATGGACCTGTTCCACCTCCAGGAAGAGGCGGCGGGCTCGATCTTCTGGCACCCCAAGGGCTGGACGCTTTACCGGGCGCTGGAGAACTACATCCGGCGCAAGATCGAGGCGGATGATTACGTCGAGGTCCGCACCCCGCAACTGGTGGACAGTTCGCTCTACATCGCCTCGGGCCACTGGGAGATGTATGGCGACAACATGCTGAAGGTGCCGGTGGACGAGGGCCGGCGCATGTTCGGCGTCAAGCCGATGAACTGTCCCGGCCACGTGCAGATCTTCAACCAGGGCCTGGTCTCGTATCGCGACCTGCCCATGCGCATGGCCGAATTCGGCTGCTGCCACCGCAACGAGCCTTCGGGCGCCTTGCACGGCATCATGCGCGTGCGCCAGTTCGTGCAGGACGACGCTCACATCTTCTGCACCGCCGACCAGGTGGTGGCGGAAACCAAGCGGTTCTGCCGCCTGCTCGAAAGCGTCTATGCCGATTTGGGCTTCAGCGAGTTCAAGGTGATCCTGGCGACGCGCCCGGACAAGCGCATCGGCACGGACGCGGAATGGGACAAGAACGAGGCCGATCTGGGCGCCGCCATCGAGGCAGCGGGCATGACCTACGAAATCGCACCCGGTGAGGGCGCCTTCTACGGCCCCAAGATCGAATTCCACCTCAAAGACGCGATCGGCCGGACCTGGCAGTGCGGCACGCACCAGTTGGACAGCCTGCTGCCGCAGCGGCTCGACGCCTCCTATATCGCCGCCGATGGATCCAAGCAGCGCCCGGTCATGCTGCACCGGGCGATCCTGGGCAGCCTGGAGCGCTTCATCGGCATCCTGATCGAGCACTATGCCGGCCACCTGCCGCTGTGGCTGGCGCCTACCCAGGCGGTGGTCGCCACCATCACCTCGGACGCCGACGGTTACGCCGCGCAGGTCGCGGCGGCGCTGAGGGCGCGGGGCCTGCGGGTCGAGGTCGACACGCGCAACGAGAAGATCAACCTGAAGGTGCGCGAGCATTCGCTGACCAAGGCGCCCTATATGCTGGTGCTGGGCAAGCGCGAGGCCGAGAACGCCCAAGTGGCCCTGCGCAAGCTCCACGGCGGCGAGCAGGCGGTGCTGGCGCTCGATGCCGCCATCGAGCAACTGGTGGCGGAAGCGACCCCGCCGGGTTGA